In Stenotrophomonas sp. 610A2, one DNA window encodes the following:
- a CDS encoding pyocin activator PrtN family protein produces the protein MTTTTVFLLLAEFGTGHIPLEKCCQHFGMKPEEANKRAARQSLPVPVFRLGSQKSPWLVTADVLAAYIDGQRDEATKQWQKLQRAS, from the coding sequence ATGACCACCACTACCGTCTTCCTCCTGCTCGCTGAGTTCGGTACCGGACACATCCCCTTGGAAAAGTGCTGTCAGCACTTTGGAATGAAACCGGAGGAAGCGAACAAGCGCGCTGCGCGCCAGTCGCTTCCGGTACCAGTGTTCCGCCTAGGAAGCCAGAAATCGCCCTGGCTCGTTACTGCGGACGTGCTCGCTGCCTACATTGATGGGCAGCGCGATGAGGCTACGAAGCAGTGGCAGAAGTTGCAACGAGCATCATGA
- a CDS encoding DNA cytosine methyltransferase, whose product MADGSLRFNFPLPQKSQLRPGEIVVDLFAGGGGASEGLKQALGADPALAYNHDELAIGMHAANHPLTQHHREDIWHADPRVDVAGRPIGWFHASPDCTHFSQAKGGQPRSRKTRALSWVVLKWIGMLMRADLLNGTNTAPRIFSMENVKQILTWGPLVAKRCKETGRVIKMDGTVAARGERVSVENQQLVPDKRHSGRTWRQFVAALRALGYVVEWKKLIASDYGAGTSRERLFLLGRRDGAPIVWPVPTHGPGLTQLPRVTAADCLDFSIPCPSIFTRPRPLADATMRRIAKGVMRHVINSAAPFIVPNGYAGASVHYDSGEYRGSIWPFIAEHANASNQRTMAADEPLRTVCAGVKGGHFSVVAPHLVKFRGDSIGTPANEPVPTITAGAGAARPAGAAHALGVAVSCLVQMGHGEGKSPGKRFSHGINDIKGPLGTIVASGGGQGLMTAFLEQANGGFYQGAGNDARDPVSTITASGSQQRLVTAELAELSPEQEAGALRVAAFLVKYYGSGIAVDLHDPLDTITTKDRLGLVMVMVKGMPYVIVDIGLRMLKPHELFRAQGFPRDYIIDRTANGTPLSVSAAVRMVGNSVSPPPIAALARANLGNIKAPRRVAA is encoded by the coding sequence ATGGCTGACGGCTCGCTACGTTTCAATTTTCCGCTGCCGCAGAAGTCACAGCTGCGCCCAGGCGAGATCGTTGTGGATCTGTTCGCCGGCGGTGGCGGCGCCAGTGAGGGCCTGAAGCAGGCGCTCGGTGCCGATCCGGCGCTTGCCTACAACCACGACGAGTTGGCTATCGGCATGCACGCAGCCAATCACCCGCTCACCCAGCACCACCGGGAGGACATCTGGCACGCAGATCCTCGCGTCGATGTGGCAGGCCGCCCTATCGGTTGGTTCCATGCCTCGCCGGACTGCACGCATTTCAGCCAGGCCAAGGGCGGGCAGCCGCGCAGCCGCAAGACACGCGCTCTGTCGTGGGTGGTGCTTAAGTGGATCGGCATGTTGATGCGCGCTGACCTGCTCAACGGCACCAACACTGCGCCGCGCATCTTCTCAATGGAGAACGTCAAGCAAATCCTCACCTGGGGACCGCTTGTGGCGAAGCGCTGCAAGGAAACTGGCCGCGTCATCAAGATGGATGGAACCGTTGCAGCGCGCGGCGAGCGTGTGTCGGTCGAGAACCAGCAGCTGGTACCGGACAAGCGCCACAGCGGCCGCACCTGGCGCCAGTTCGTCGCCGCCCTGCGTGCCCTTGGTTACGTCGTCGAATGGAAGAAGTTGATCGCAAGCGACTACGGCGCGGGCACCAGCCGGGAGCGCCTGTTCCTTCTGGGCCGCCGCGATGGAGCACCGATTGTATGGCCGGTACCGACCCACGGCCCGGGCCTCACCCAGCTGCCGCGTGTCACCGCCGCTGACTGCCTCGACTTCTCCATCCCCTGCCCGTCCATCTTCACCCGTCCCCGGCCGCTGGCCGACGCCACCATGCGCCGTATCGCAAAGGGCGTCATGCGCCACGTTATCAACTCGGCCGCTCCTTTCATCGTCCCGAATGGATACGCCGGGGCAAGCGTTCATTATGATTCTGGTGAGTACCGAGGAAGCATCTGGCCCTTCATCGCAGAGCACGCCAACGCCAGCAACCAGCGGACGATGGCAGCCGACGAGCCCCTGCGCACCGTCTGCGCCGGCGTGAAGGGTGGGCACTTCTCGGTGGTTGCACCACACCTGGTCAAGTTCCGCGGCGACAGCATTGGGACGCCTGCCAACGAGCCGGTACCGACGATCACAGCAGGCGCAGGTGCAGCCCGCCCAGCTGGCGCGGCCCACGCATTGGGTGTCGCTGTCTCGTGCTTGGTCCAGATGGGCCATGGCGAAGGGAAGTCACCCGGGAAGCGCTTCAGCCACGGCATCAACGACATTAAGGGGCCGCTCGGGACTATCGTTGCCAGCGGAGGCGGCCAGGGCCTTATGACTGCCTTCCTTGAGCAGGCAAATGGTGGCTTTTACCAAGGCGCTGGCAACGATGCGCGCGACCCGGTCAGCACCATCACAGCGAGCGGCAGCCAACAACGGTTGGTCACCGCCGAACTGGCAGAGCTATCACCTGAGCAGGAAGCAGGCGCCCTGCGCGTCGCCGCGTTCCTGGTGAAGTACTACGGCAGCGGTATCGCGGTCGATCTACACGATCCACTGGACACAATCACGACCAAGGACCGGCTTGGCCTGGTCATGGTGATGGTCAAAGGCATGCCCTACGTGATCGTGGATATCGGCCTGCGCATGCTCAAGCCACACGAGCTGTTCCGCGCCCAAGGATTCCCGCGCGACTACATCATCGATCGCACCGCCAACGGCACGCCCCTCAGCGTCAGCGCCGCAGTACGCATGGTCGGCAACAGTGTCAGCCCCCCACCCATTGCGGCTTTGGCGCGGGCGAATCTCGGAAACATCAAAGCGCCCAGGAGGGTTGCAGCATGA
- a CDS encoding helix-turn-helix domain-containing protein, whose amino-acid sequence MTDQAQCDELLAALTKRPMTATEIFLELGIARASARIYDLRQQGHPIHSTEIVVKNRKGKPCRVARYSVTTDQLLLIPNLPGRARYTHRPDKKVSHG is encoded by the coding sequence ATGACCGACCAAGCCCAGTGCGACGAACTGCTCGCAGCGCTCACCAAACGACCGATGACCGCTACGGAGATCTTCCTGGAGCTGGGCATCGCCAGAGCCAGCGCGCGCATCTACGACCTGCGGCAGCAAGGCCACCCGATCCACTCCACGGAAATCGTGGTCAAGAACCGCAAAGGCAAACCCTGCCGCGTTGCCCGCTACAGCGTCACGACCGATCAGCTGTTGCTCATTCCGAACCTGCCGGGCCGCGCCCGGTACACCCACCGCCCCGACAAGAAGGTCTCCCATGGCTGA
- a CDS encoding S24 family peptidase: MLENDEMAAAIRVAVEGSGRTQKEIADAFGVTEQAVSGWLRTGKVDKRKLPRLALLTGKPLSHFGMGIEGGSISSPATAGNYVRVEQLEAAAGMGEGIDNPDFPEVIRAIDFEPGYIRSIAGFIPTPGRLRLITGSGDSMLPTIQPGDSVVVDTGITSFDGDGIYLINMGNGHQIKRLLDRGVIHVASENKSYGDPFPIPEGTVIGGKVYLRNRIERFN, translated from the coding sequence ATGCTTGAAAATGACGAAATGGCCGCTGCCATACGAGTAGCTGTTGAGGGCTCCGGGCGCACGCAGAAGGAGATCGCCGATGCGTTCGGCGTGACAGAGCAAGCCGTGTCCGGCTGGCTAAGGACCGGAAAAGTCGACAAGCGCAAGCTGCCTAGGCTTGCTTTGCTGACCGGCAAACCCCTTTCGCATTTCGGAATGGGGATTGAGGGCGGCTCCATCTCTTCGCCTGCGACCGCAGGGAACTATGTTCGCGTCGAGCAACTGGAGGCAGCGGCAGGCATGGGGGAAGGAATAGACAATCCCGACTTTCCGGAGGTGATCCGGGCAATTGATTTTGAGCCCGGCTATATCCGTAGCATCGCGGGGTTCATTCCGACCCCTGGCCGTTTGCGGCTTATAACAGGTAGTGGTGACTCAATGCTGCCTACCATTCAACCGGGAGATTCGGTTGTAGTGGACACCGGGATTACGTCGTTCGATGGGGATGGCATTTACCTAATCAACATGGGCAATGGGCATCAGATCAAGCGCCTCCTTGATAGAGGGGTGATCCACGTTGCAAGCGAAAACAAGAGCTACGGGGACCCCTTCCCTATCCCAGAAGGCACTGTGATAGGTGGAAAAGTCTATCTACGAAATAGGATCGAGCGATTCAACTAA
- a CDS encoding transcriptional regulator, with protein sequence MSAIASVIDRFPGRQADLARQLGVSPQAVNQWVKGRRPVPVRLALVIERVTGVSRHELRPDVFGEVAEETSSDQLIGEQTESSRTAIAADVDSRMSKRALRARLGFTNDKQLATVLGLPLAQVESWEEERALPAVPEVLRLLGVQAQAIAEAPPADPDDGRIVSVEVA encoded by the coding sequence ATGAGCGCAATCGCATCCGTCATCGACAGGTTCCCCGGCCGGCAGGCGGATCTCGCCCGCCAGCTCGGGGTGTCGCCACAAGCGGTCAACCAGTGGGTGAAGGGCCGGCGTCCAGTTCCCGTGCGCTTGGCTCTGGTGATCGAGCGGGTAACAGGGGTGTCTCGTCACGAGTTGCGCCCCGACGTTTTCGGGGAGGTGGCCGAGGAGACCAGCAGCGACCAACTTATTGGTGAACAGACAGAAAGCTCGCGCACCGCGATCGCTGCGGATGTTGATTCCCGCATGAGCAAGCGCGCGCTGCGCGCTCGGCTCGGCTTCACCAACGACAAGCAGCTGGCCACGGTGCTGGGTTTGCCTTTGGCCCAGGTCGAAAGCTGGGAGGAAGAGCGCGCGCTGCCGGCCGTGCCCGAAGTGCTGCGCCTGCTTGGGGTCCAAGCGCAGGCCATTGCCGAAGCGCCGCCGGCAGATCCGGACGATGGCCGCATCGTTTCTGTTGAGGTGGCCTGA
- a CDS encoding phage regulatory CII family protein: MNIIDAAYKTVKDSPGGAEALATRLVTVNERGEEKPMSGAVLRNKVNPNNTTHHLTLAEASEIMALTNNHRILHALAAEHGYVLRKVEGAASGNVVTAVLAIAARQGDLAEAVALSLADGKITPNEASDIGRLCAFIQAGAADLAQRAEQASVGEK; this comes from the coding sequence ATGAACATCATCGATGCCGCGTACAAGACGGTAAAGGACTCGCCAGGCGGTGCTGAGGCACTGGCGACCCGGCTAGTCACGGTCAACGAGCGCGGGGAAGAGAAGCCGATGTCTGGCGCGGTACTGCGCAACAAGGTGAATCCGAACAACACGACGCATCACCTGACCTTGGCCGAGGCCAGCGAGATCATGGCGTTGACGAACAATCACCGGATTCTCCATGCGCTCGCTGCCGAGCACGGCTATGTGCTGCGGAAGGTCGAGGGCGCGGCGAGTGGAAACGTAGTCACTGCTGTTCTGGCAATAGCTGCTCGTCAAGGCGATCTGGCCGAGGCAGTGGCGCTATCGCTTGCGGACGGAAAGATCACCCCGAACGAAGCGAGTGACATTGGGCGCCTATGTGCCTTCATCCAAGCCGGTGCCGCTGATCTGGCGCAAAGGGCCGAGCAGGCCTCGGTGGGCGAAAAGTGA
- a CDS encoding helix-turn-helix domain-containing protein — MSVEAITWALKLPIKHSSAKFVLTVLANCASGDTWLAYPSVAYLAEATGQDRKTVLANLVRLRELGFIEDSGRRMGDTKQVIVYRLLAGQQIEAVPKTEQSQKRNSSENGTVPKSAGKSPVFPSKQSRFSAKQSQKRDTEPSETKGNRQNTHRVCGSELTAADIDREISPLGSLPDWIDHEVLAQFVRHRRVSSRTLSVQGWLQILPTLKSIAAAGGDPNQSLRDAMAAGLSLPVIPKPGANSHGNHPQGSAAGVSELRAEYERRHGGSNAGRPSGAGRGPQAGEVIDGEYAVVG, encoded by the coding sequence ATGAGCGTGGAAGCGATCACCTGGGCATTGAAGCTGCCGATCAAGCATTCCTCGGCCAAGTTTGTGCTGACGGTTCTGGCGAACTGCGCCAGCGGCGACACATGGCTTGCATATCCATCGGTGGCCTATCTGGCCGAGGCGACAGGGCAGGACCGCAAGACGGTTCTCGCCAACCTGGTGCGCCTGCGTGAGTTGGGCTTTATCGAGGATAGCGGGCGGCGCATGGGCGACACGAAGCAGGTGATCGTTTACCGGCTGCTCGCTGGTCAGCAGATCGAAGCGGTACCGAAAACGGAACAGTCCCAAAAGCGGAACAGTTCCGAAAACGGAACAGTCCCAAAAAGCGCCGGAAAGAGTCCCGTTTTTCCCTCCAAACAGTCCCGTTTTTCCGCGAAACAGTCCCAAAAACGGGACACGGAACCGTCAGAAACTAAAGGGAACCGTCAGAACACACACCGTGTGTGTGGAAGCGAGCTCACCGCGGCTGACATCGATCGCGAGATCTCGCCGCTCGGTTCGCTGCCGGACTGGATCGACCACGAGGTGCTTGCCCAGTTCGTCCGCCATCGCCGTGTGTCGAGCCGGACGCTGTCGGTGCAGGGCTGGCTGCAGATCCTGCCAACGCTGAAATCCATCGCCGCTGCAGGCGGCGACCCGAATCAATCCCTCCGTGACGCCATGGCCGCCGGCCTGTCGTTGCCCGTCATCCCGAAGCCAGGAGCCAATAGCCATGGAAATCATCCACAGGGTTCTGCCGCCGGAGTCTCCGAGCTCCGAGCCGAGTACGAGCGCCGTCACGGCGGTAGCAACGCTGGCCGCCCAAGCGGGGCAGGACGAGGCCCGCAGGCAGGCGAGGTCATCGATGGCGAGTACGCCGTTGTCGGCTGA